One Tursiops truncatus isolate mTurTru1 chromosome 3, mTurTru1.mat.Y, whole genome shotgun sequence DNA segment encodes these proteins:
- the TRIP13 gene encoding pachytene checkpoint protein 2 homolog isoform X2 → MDEAVGDLKQALPCVAEAPTVHVEVHQRSGSTAKREDLKLSVRKLLTRHNIVFGDYTWTEFDEPFLARNVQSVSIVDTELQTKGPQPVDLSMCTIALHIFQLNEDGPSSENLEEETENIVAANHWVLPAAEFHGLWDSLVYDVEIKSHLLDYVMTTLLFSDKNVDSTLITWNRVVLLHGPPGTGKTSLCKALAQKLTIRLSSRYRYGQLIEINSHSLFSKWFSESGKLVTRMFQKIQDLIDDKDALVFVLIDEVESLTASRNACRAGAEPSDAIRVVNAVLTQIDQIKRHSNVVILTTSNITERIDVAFVDRADIRQYIGPPSAAAIFRIYLSCLEELMRCQIVYPRQQLLTLRELEMIGFIENNVSKLSLLLSEISRKSEGLSGRVLRKLPFLAHALYVQAPTITVEGFLQALSLAVDKQFEDRKKLSSCV, encoded by the exons ATGGACGAGGCCGTGGGCGACCTGAAGCAGGCGCTGCCCTGCGTGGCCGAGGCTCCGACCGTCCATGTGGAGGTCCACCAGCGGAGCGGCAG cACTGCAAAAAGAGAAGATCTAAAGCTGAGTGTTAGGAAGCTCCTCACCAGGCATAACATTGTGTTTGGCGATTACACGTGGACTGAGTTTGATGAGCCTTTTCTGGCCAGAAACGTGCAGTCTGTGTCCATTGTTGACACGGAATTACAGACTAAAGGTCCACAG CCCGTTGATTTGAGCATGTGCACTATTGCACTTCACATCTTCCAGCTGAATGAAGatggccccagcagtgaaaatttggaggaagagacagaaaatatagtTGCGGCAAACCATTGGGTGCTGCCTGCAG CTGAATTCCATGGGCTTTGGGACAGCCTGGTGTATGATGTGGAAATCAAATCTCAC CTCCTTGACTACGTGATGACAACTTTACTGTTTTCAGACAAGAATGTCGACAGCACCCTCATCACCTGGAACCGGGTGGTGCTGCTTCACG GTCCTCCAGGAACTGGAAAAACATCCCTGTGTAAAGCTTTAGCGCAGAAATTGACCATCAGACTCTCAAGCAG GTACCGGTATGGCCAGTTAATTGAAATAAACAGCCACAGCCTCTTCTCTAAGTGGTTTTCAGAA AGTGGCAAGCTGGTAACTAGGATGTTCCAGAAGATTCAGGACTTAATTGATGACAAAGATGCTCTGGTGTTTGTGCTGATTGACGAG GTGGAGAGCCTAACGGCTTCCCGCAACGCCTGCAGGGCGGGTGCCGAGCCTTCGGATGCCATCCGCGTGGTCAACGCCGTGTTGACCCAGATCGATCAGATCAAAAG GCACTCCAACGTGGTGATCCTGACCACGTCCAACATCACGGAGAGGATCGACGTGGCCTTCGTGGACAGAGCTGACATCAGGCAGTACATTGGGCCGCCCTCCGCAGCAGCCATCTTCAGAATCTACCTCTCCTGCCTCGAAGAACTGATGAGG TGTCAGATCGTATACCCTCGCCAGCAGCTGCTGACCCTCCGCGAGCTGGAGATGATTGGCTTCATTGAGAACAACGTGTCCAAGTTGAGCCTCCTTCTGAGTGAAATTTCACG GAAGAGTGAGGGCCTCAGCGGCCGTGTCCTGAGGAAACTCCCTTTTCTGGCTCACGCTCTGTATGTCCAG GCCCCCACCATCACCGTCGAGGGCTTCCTCCAGGCCCTGTCTCTGGCCGTGGACAAGCAGTTTGAGGACAGAAAGAAGCTCTCGTCGTGCGTATGA
- the TRIP13 gene encoding pachytene checkpoint protein 2 homolog isoform X1: MWRSTSGAAAVGLPVSANHSPVTAAALCGLHVGPRVIQHSSSVVTDLQEPRVAPTLAVAPSDGDLGHRALGRLPQVTRSLRSTAKREDLKLSVRKLLTRHNIVFGDYTWTEFDEPFLARNVQSVSIVDTELQTKGPQPVDLSMCTIALHIFQLNEDGPSSENLEEETENIVAANHWVLPAAEFHGLWDSLVYDVEIKSHLLDYVMTTLLFSDKNVDSTLITWNRVVLLHGPPGTGKTSLCKALAQKLTIRLSSRYRYGQLIEINSHSLFSKWFSESGKLVTRMFQKIQDLIDDKDALVFVLIDEVESLTASRNACRAGAEPSDAIRVVNAVLTQIDQIKRHSNVVILTTSNITERIDVAFVDRADIRQYIGPPSAAAIFRIYLSCLEELMRCQIVYPRQQLLTLRELEMIGFIENNVSKLSLLLSEISRKSEGLSGRVLRKLPFLAHALYVQAPTITVEGFLQALSLAVDKQFEDRKKLSSCV, translated from the exons ATGTGGAGGTCCACCAGCGGAGCGGCAG CTGTGGGGCTTCCAGTCTCCGCTAATCACAGCCCTGTCACTGCGGCTGCGCTTTGCGGCCTTCACGTTGGGCCTCGCGTTATCCAGCACAGCTCCAGCGTAGTGACTGACCTCCAGGAGCCCAGGGTGGCACCGACTCTTGCCGTCGCCCCTTCGGATGGGGACCTGGGGCACAGAGCCCTTGGGCGGCTTCCCCAGGTCACGAGGAGTCTGCGCAG cACTGCAAAAAGAGAAGATCTAAAGCTGAGTGTTAGGAAGCTCCTCACCAGGCATAACATTGTGTTTGGCGATTACACGTGGACTGAGTTTGATGAGCCTTTTCTGGCCAGAAACGTGCAGTCTGTGTCCATTGTTGACACGGAATTACAGACTAAAGGTCCACAG CCCGTTGATTTGAGCATGTGCACTATTGCACTTCACATCTTCCAGCTGAATGAAGatggccccagcagtgaaaatttggaggaagagacagaaaatatagtTGCGGCAAACCATTGGGTGCTGCCTGCAG CTGAATTCCATGGGCTTTGGGACAGCCTGGTGTATGATGTGGAAATCAAATCTCAC CTCCTTGACTACGTGATGACAACTTTACTGTTTTCAGACAAGAATGTCGACAGCACCCTCATCACCTGGAACCGGGTGGTGCTGCTTCACG GTCCTCCAGGAACTGGAAAAACATCCCTGTGTAAAGCTTTAGCGCAGAAATTGACCATCAGACTCTCAAGCAG GTACCGGTATGGCCAGTTAATTGAAATAAACAGCCACAGCCTCTTCTCTAAGTGGTTTTCAGAA AGTGGCAAGCTGGTAACTAGGATGTTCCAGAAGATTCAGGACTTAATTGATGACAAAGATGCTCTGGTGTTTGTGCTGATTGACGAG GTGGAGAGCCTAACGGCTTCCCGCAACGCCTGCAGGGCGGGTGCCGAGCCTTCGGATGCCATCCGCGTGGTCAACGCCGTGTTGACCCAGATCGATCAGATCAAAAG GCACTCCAACGTGGTGATCCTGACCACGTCCAACATCACGGAGAGGATCGACGTGGCCTTCGTGGACAGAGCTGACATCAGGCAGTACATTGGGCCGCCCTCCGCAGCAGCCATCTTCAGAATCTACCTCTCCTGCCTCGAAGAACTGATGAGG TGTCAGATCGTATACCCTCGCCAGCAGCTGCTGACCCTCCGCGAGCTGGAGATGATTGGCTTCATTGAGAACAACGTGTCCAAGTTGAGCCTCCTTCTGAGTGAAATTTCACG GAAGAGTGAGGGCCTCAGCGGCCGTGTCCTGAGGAAACTCCCTTTTCTGGCTCACGCTCTGTATGTCCAG GCCCCCACCATCACCGTCGAGGGCTTCCTCCAGGCCCTGTCTCTGGCCGTGGACAAGCAGTTTGAGGACAGAAAGAAGCTCTCGTCGTGCGTATGA